One part of the Mariniflexile litorale genome encodes these proteins:
- a CDS encoding catalase, with protein sequence MEDKSRQDTQKIKDLKNHHKEVKDTTLTTNQGLKVNDTNNSLKSGERGSTLLEDFLLREKITNFDHERIPERIVHARGSGAHGYFELYESIEQFSKAGIFTDVKRKTPVFVRFSTVAGSKGSTDLARDVRGFAVKFYTEEGTWDLVGNNMPIFFIQDAMKFPDLIHAVKPEPNKEIPQAASAHDTFYDFVSRTTETLHNQIWVMSDRAIPRSFRMMEGFGIHTFRLINEKGESHFVKFHWKPKLGVHSVTWDEAVKISGADSDFHRRDLWDAIEAGEYPEWELGVQIVPQEDEFKFEFDLLDPTKLIPEEMVPVQIIGKMTLNRNPENFFAETEQVAFLPGHIVPGIDFTNDPLLQGRLFSYRDTQLSRLGGPNFHQIPINRPIVETHNNQRDGKMQMDIPKGQTAYFPNSLSGGCPHLSKMAEGAFHSYEERIDAKKIRTRSESFNDHFSQPALFYRSLAKWEQAHIADAYTFELGKCNHTHIQERMLWVVSQIDSDLAKKVAKGLGLEIPKSIEQPINQAIGADADVEKQQPPKKKNYLDTAPTLSQANTKFESIATRQIAVLVADGFSMKNFKKMKDVLEKKGAVVKLIAPHGGKVRCNENMDHEVDAAIMTTESVLFDALYIPGGKKAIEKLKKESKFIKFINETFKHCKAIAVDDEGEDLIKYTFVSTSKEDAAVLINKNPMDFVNALAKHRNWDRMELVKNLPI encoded by the coding sequence ATGGAAGACAAATCTAGACAAGATACTCAAAAAATTAAAGATTTAAAAAATCATCATAAAGAAGTAAAGGATACAACTTTAACTACTAATCAAGGTTTAAAGGTTAATGACACTAATAATTCTTTAAAGTCTGGTGAAAGAGGTTCTACTCTTTTAGAAGATTTTTTATTACGTGAAAAAATTACAAACTTCGATCACGAAAGAATTCCAGAACGTATTGTACATGCCAGAGGCAGTGGGGCTCATGGTTATTTTGAACTTTATGAAAGTATAGAGCAGTTTAGTAAAGCTGGCATATTTACAGATGTAAAAAGAAAAACGCCCGTTTTTGTCCGATTTTCAACGGTTGCGGGATCTAAAGGCTCAACCGATTTAGCACGTGATGTTCGTGGTTTTGCAGTAAAATTTTATACCGAAGAAGGCACTTGGGATTTAGTAGGGAATAATATGCCTATCTTTTTTATTCAAGATGCTATGAAGTTTCCTGATTTAATTCACGCAGTAAAACCAGAACCTAATAAAGAAATTCCACAAGCAGCTTCCGCTCACGATACGTTTTACGATTTTGTGTCACGTACTACCGAAACACTTCATAATCAAATTTGGGTAATGAGCGATAGAGCCATTCCTCGCAGTTTCCGTATGATGGAAGGCTTTGGTATTCATACGTTTAGATTGATAAATGAAAAAGGAGAATCTCATTTTGTGAAGTTTCACTGGAAACCAAAATTAGGCGTGCATTCCGTTACATGGGATGAAGCGGTTAAAATAAGTGGTGCTGATTCCGATTTTCATAGACGGGATTTATGGGATGCCATTGAAGCGGGTGAATACCCAGAATGGGAGTTAGGTGTTCAAATAGTGCCTCAAGAAGATGAATTTAAATTTGAATTCGATTTGCTAGATCCAACAAAATTGATTCCAGAGGAAATGGTTCCAGTACAAATTATTGGAAAAATGACTTTAAATAGAAATCCGGAAAACTTCTTTGCAGAAACCGAGCAGGTAGCTTTCTTACCAGGTCACATTGTGCCAGGTATAGATTTTACCAACGATCCCTTATTACAAGGGCGCTTGTTTTCTTATAGAGATACACAGTTATCAAGACTGGGTGGACCAAATTTTCATCAAATTCCTATAAACCGCCCCATTGTAGAAACTCATAACAATCAACGTGATGGTAAGATGCAAATGGATATACCAAAAGGGCAAACAGCGTATTTTCCAAATAGCTTAAGTGGTGGTTGTCCTCATTTATCAAAAATGGCAGAAGGCGCATTTCATTCTTATGAAGAACGTATAGATGCTAAAAAAATTAGAACACGAAGCGAAAGTTTTAATGATCACTTCTCCCAACCAGCATTATTTTATAGAAGTTTAGCTAAATGGGAGCAGGCACACATTGCGGATGCTTACACCTTTGAACTTGGTAAATGTAACCATACACATATACAAGAACGTATGCTATGGGTCGTGTCTCAAATTGATAGTGATTTGGCAAAAAAAGTAGCAAAAGGTTTAGGACTTGAAATTCCAAAATCGATAGAGCAGCCCATTAATCAAGCCATAGGTGCCGATGCAGATGTGGAAAAACAACAACCACCTAAAAAGAAAAATTACCTAGACACTGCTCCAACGTTAAGTCAGGCGAATACGAAGTTTGAAAGCATTGCCACAAGACAAATTGCAGTATTGGTAGCAGACGGTTTTTCTATGAAAAATTTCAAAAAAATGAAAGATGTTCTAGAGAAAAAAGGAGCCGTTGTAAAATTAATAGCGCCTCATGGTGGTAAAGTAAGGTGTAACGAGAACATGGATCATGAAGTAGATGCAGCTATTATGACCACTGAAAGTGTGCTGTTTGATGCTTTGTATATACCTGGTGGCAAAAAAGCTATTGAAAAATTAAAGAAAGAATCGAAATTTATAAAATTCATAAATGAAACCTTTAAACACTGTAAAGCAATAGCTGTTGATGATGAAGGTGAAGATTTAATTAAATACACATTTGTTTCAACTTCCAAGGAGGATGCCGCAGTTTTAATTAATAAAAACCCTATGGATTTCGTAAATGCGCTTGCAAAACATCGTAATTGGGATAGAATGGAACTTGTTAAAAATTTACCGATTTAG